The bacterium genome includes a window with the following:
- a CDS encoding motility protein A — MDITTILGVISGISLIVVAIIMRMGGVGLKGFFDVSSMFITFGGAFAATLVNYPMKQVLGVFKIAKKVLTEREEYPAKLINQFIYFTKIAHKQGILELEKELNKVNNEFLKRGVQLVVDGADQERIRAELETEITFIRERHRIGQEIFLTLGTYCPAFGMVGTIMGLIMMLARIEDQSQIAGGMAVALLTTFYGAVAGYLFFLPVAGKLKRRSEDEIFIKEVIIRGVLSLQAGEIPSVMEAKLKAYLAPQLRKKTVEKKSTSIE; from the coding sequence ATGGATATTACCACTATTTTAGGAGTGATAAGTGGAATTAGCTTAATTGTTGTTGCCATCATTATGAGAATGGGAGGGGTGGGATTAAAAGGCTTCTTTGATGTATCTTCGATGTTTATTACTTTTGGGGGTGCATTTGCTGCCACATTAGTCAATTATCCAATGAAGCAGGTCCTGGGAGTTTTTAAAATTGCCAAGAAAGTTTTAACTGAGAGAGAAGAATACCCTGCTAAATTAATCAATCAGTTTATATATTTTACCAAGATAGCTCATAAGCAAGGGATATTGGAACTTGAGAAAGAATTAAATAAGGTCAATAATGAGTTTCTAAAAAGAGGTGTGCAATTAGTTGTTGACGGCGCCGATCAGGAGAGAATCCGCGCTGAGTTAGAAACAGAGATAACATTCATTCGTGAGAGGCACCGTATAGGACAGGAAATTTTCTTAACTCTGGGCACTTACTGTCCTGCCTTTGGGATGGTCGGAACAATTATGGGGCTGATTATGATGCTTGCACGCATTGAAGACCAGAGCCAGATTGCCGGTGGTATGGCGGTAGCCCTGTTAACCACTTTTTATGGTGCGGTGGCTGGCTATCTTTTCTTCTTGCCCGTTGCCGGGAAATTGAAGCGTCGCAGTGAAGATGAGATATTTATCAAGGAAGTTATTATTAGGGGAGTTCTCTCCTTGCAGGCAGGGGAGATTCCCAGCGTTATGGAAGCCAAATTGAAAGCCTACCTGGCTCCGCAATTGAGGAAAAAGACAGTGGAGAAAAAGAGCACATCCATAGAATAA
- a CDS encoding flagellar motor protein MotB yields MAILPGVPRRVDSEIKIGKSSPAWMLTYSDLMTQLLIFFVMMFALASAMNEMQLIKLKKKLETYVTENRLEGYIGLKIDEKGLVISLREKLMFDSGRAEIHQEAKYILKDITKEIGDVPNNVRVEGHTDNVPIGPELRSKFPTNWELSTARATNVTRYLLETLNFPPKRISSAGYGEYQPVVDNDTEEHKAMNRRVDIVVQRIGTRLKRPEGVKKIF; encoded by the coding sequence ATGGCTATTCTGCCAGGTGTTCCCAGGCGAGTAGATAGCGAAATAAAAATAGGAAAGTCCTCACCCGCATGGATGCTGACTTATTCAGATTTAATGACCCAGCTTTTGATATTTTTCGTTATGATGTTTGCTTTAGCCAGTGCTATGAACGAAATGCAATTGATAAAGTTAAAGAAGAAGCTGGAAACATACGTTACGGAAAACCGGTTAGAAGGCTATATTGGTCTAAAAATAGATGAGAAAGGATTGGTAATTTCTCTCCGCGAAAAATTAATGTTCGATAGTGGAAGAGCTGAAATTCACCAAGAAGCGAAATACATCTTAAAAGACATTACTAAAGAGATTGGCGATGTGCCAAATAATGTGCGGGTTGAAGGGCACACTGATAACGTCCCCATTGGTCCGGAATTGAGGAGCAAATTTCCCACTAACTGGGAACTATCTACAGCCAGGGCTACGAATGTGACCCGCTATCTGCTGGAGACACTAAATTTTCCTCCAAAACGGATATCCTCTGCAGGATACGGAGAGTATCAGCCTGTTGTGGATAACGATACTGAAGAACACAAAGCAATGAATCGAAGAGTAGATATTGTGGTGCAGAGGATTGGCACCAGGCTTAAACGTCCAGAAGGCGTTAAGAAAATTTTTTAG
- the rplM gene encoding 50S ribosomal protein L13, with protein sequence MKTFVPKKENIEKKWCLIDASDLVLGRLATKVAELLRGKGKPIFSPHVDIGDYVIIINAGKVLLTGKKLEQKFHFTHSGYSGGTRFTRYDKLMAENPEKAIRLAVKGMLPSNKLSDRLITKLKIYRGSEHPHGAQKPQIIKIEKKTH encoded by the coding sequence GTGAAGACTTTTGTGCCCAAAAAGGAAAATATTGAAAAGAAATGGTGTTTAATTGATGCCTCTGATCTGGTCTTGGGGAGATTGGCAACAAAAGTAGCAGAGTTATTAAGGGGCAAGGGTAAACCGATTTTCTCTCCCCATGTGGATATAGGTGATTATGTGATTATTATTAATGCCGGGAAGGTTTTACTGACTGGAAAAAAATTGGAACAGAAATTCCATTTTACCCATTCTGGTTATTCAGGCGGGACCAGATTTACCCGATACGATAAATTGATGGCAGAAAATCCAGAAAAGGCAATTAGATTAGCTGTCAAAGGAATGTTGCCGTCGAATAAACTCAGTGATAGGTTGATTACTAAATTAAAAATATATAGAGGCAGCGAACATCCACACGGAGCACAGAAACCTCAGATAATAAAAATCGAAAAGAAAACACATTAA
- the rpsI gene encoding 30S ribosomal protein S9 produces the protein MAKVTEIWGLGRRKTAIARVILRSGNGKVIINRLPLDKYFFGLPRLKEFSIEPLKVTNLLNKFDISANVSGGGKNGQAGAIRHGISRALAKVDEQTRVTLRKEGLLTRDPRMVERKKPGQPKARKKFQFSKR, from the coding sequence ATGGCTAAAGTGACAGAGATTTGGGGCTTAGGCAGAAGAAAGACAGCGATTGCCAGGGTTATATTGAGATCTGGTAATGGGAAGGTCATAATCAACAGATTACCTCTGGATAAATACTTTTTTGGTTTACCTCGTCTAAAGGAATTCAGTATAGAACCTCTAAAAGTAACGAATTTACTGAATAAATTCGATATTTCGGCAAATGTTTCTGGTGGAGGCAAGAATGGTCAAGCAGGGGCAATAAGGCATGGAATTTCACGTGCACTGGCTAAGGTTGACGAACAGACAAGGGTCACTTTGAGAAAAGAGGGATTGTTGACGCGCGATCCCCGTATGGTCGAGCGAAAAAAACCTGGACAGCCAAAAGCAAGAAAAAAGTTCCAATTCTCCAAGAGATAA
- the sppA gene encoding signal peptide peptidase SppA produces MKKENLIIVVILFLSIVSIVMGIYLIGEKTVEGKTRILTRKKEVAVVYLYGPISISRRTSGWARFLPGADSIASELRKIGKITTIKAVVLRINSPGGSIGAVQEIYEEVIRLKEKGKKVIVSMGDVGASGAYYIACAADKIVANPGTITGSIGVLMSLGNMEELFRKIGIKVEVIKRGKHKDIGSLSREMTAEEKRLLQGVIDDAYDQFLQVVIEGRNLRKSKAEKLAQGQVFTGRQAKNLGLIDEIGNFQDAVRLAGKLAGIPGEPKVIELPKPFPGILGIFSSHFMTNPLQDLMNENSIRLEYILQ; encoded by the coding sequence GTGAAAAAGGAAAATTTAATCATCGTAGTTATTCTTTTCTTATCTATTGTTTCTATTGTAATGGGCATATATCTTATTGGAGAAAAGACTGTTGAAGGAAAAACTCGAATTCTGACCAGAAAAAAGGAAGTAGCAGTGGTCTATCTTTACGGACCAATATCTATTTCTCGACGTACATCAGGATGGGCTCGCTTCTTGCCCGGAGCCGATAGTATTGCCAGTGAGTTGAGAAAGATAGGTAAAATTACCACTATAAAAGCAGTGGTCTTAAGAATTAATAGTCCTGGCGGAAGCATCGGTGCGGTTCAGGAAATTTATGAGGAAGTAATTAGGCTAAAAGAAAAAGGAAAGAAAGTTATTGTCTCCATGGGCGATGTAGGCGCCTCCGGGGCATACTATATTGCTTGTGCTGCAGATAAAATTGTAGCCAATCCGGGAACCATTACCGGAAGTATAGGGGTACTCATGAGTCTTGGTAATATGGAGGAGTTGTTTCGTAAGATAGGAATTAAAGTTGAGGTTATAAAAAGAGGAAAACATAAGGACATCGGTTCTCTATCCCGGGAAATGACAGCGGAAGAGAAAAGACTGCTTCAGGGAGTGATAGATGATGCCTACGACCAATTTCTCCAGGTAGTAATTGAAGGCAGGAACCTTAGGAAAAGTAAAGCAGAGAAGCTTGCTCAAGGTCAGGTGTTTACCGGACGGCAAGCAAAAAATTTGGGGCTAATTGATGAAATTGGTAATTTTCAAGATGCTGTAAGACTTGCAGGTAAACTTGCTGGCATTCCTGGCGAACCAAAGGTCATTGAGTTGCCCAAGCCATTTCCCGGAATTCTTGGTATTTTTTCCAGTCACTTTATGACAAATCCTCTGCAAGATTTAATGAACGAAAATTCCATAAGATTAGAATATATCCTCCAATAG
- a CDS encoding YIP1 family protein, whose protein sequence is MENNYLALLYDLIAHPGRGLNRAREDKPWIFLVAVVILSGISIATGAALFVSSFTRVGRVALFSNLFLVMILLTLFWVVNVGILHFFAEVWGKRGSVIDLFITLGLAIFPFVFVSPLSLIVEGLGGGRIFFQSFFTIALFLWCFFLALAAIREVYSSATFEALLILLTPIILFTVLCIFLPLGCILLTILSLPL, encoded by the coding sequence ATGGAAAACAACTATTTAGCGCTCCTCTACGATTTAATTGCCCATCCAGGAAGAGGGCTTAATCGAGCCAGAGAAGATAAACCATGGATTTTTCTGGTAGCGGTTGTTATTTTGTCAGGAATTAGCATTGCTACCGGAGCCGCTTTGTTTGTTTCCAGCTTCACTAGAGTGGGGAGGGTCGCCTTATTTTCCAATCTCTTTCTGGTTATGATTCTCCTCACCCTCTTCTGGGTAGTTAATGTGGGAATTCTCCATTTCTTTGCTGAAGTATGGGGAAAAAGGGGCAGCGTAATCGACCTTTTCATTACTCTGGGATTGGCAATATTTCCCTTTGTTTTTGTTAGTCCACTATCTTTGATAGTAGAAGGATTGGGTGGAGGGAGAATTTTCTTTCAGTCCTTTTTTACCATTGCTCTCTTCCTGTGGTGTTTTTTCCTTGCGCTGGCTGCTATTAGGGAAGTCTATTCTTCTGCCACTTTTGAAGCCCTGCTGATACTTTTGACACCAATTATCCTGTTTACGGTACTTTGTATATTTCTCCCTCTGGGTTGTATTCTTTTAACAATACTTTCTCTTCCTTTATGA
- the argC gene encoding N-acetyl-gamma-glutamyl-phosphate reductase: MITVSIVGASGYTGRELIKILFKHPQVKIAHLTSETYKGKRVSELHKGRAGFIDKRFEKLNIDKVAEDSDLIFLALPHGKSQKPVAEFLKKGKKVIDLSADYRLKDKSLYKRWYGLEHSYPRLLQRAVYGLPEIYKEEIKKSSLVANPGCYPTGVILGVAPLLAHGLGDGNSIIADAKSGISGAGRRLDSAYHFSECHENLTAYNVGKHRHIPEIEQELSKISKEKITISFTPHLVPMDRGILSTIYLNFEGKVSLDRIWTVYKKYYRKAPFVKILPKATFPEVRNIVETNFCEIGLMVDKRTNRIIIITTIDNLVKGASGQAVQNMNLMSGFKETEGLL; this comes from the coding sequence ATGATAACAGTGAGTATTGTGGGAGCCAGTGGTTATACAGGAAGGGAATTAATAAAGATTCTCTTTAAACATCCCCAGGTGAAAATTGCTCACCTGACTTCCGAGACCTACAAGGGAAAGAGAGTTTCAGAGCTGCACAAAGGGCGGGCCGGTTTTATAGATAAGAGGTTTGAGAAATTGAATATTGATAAGGTCGCCGAGGATTCAGACCTTATCTTTCTTGCCCTTCCCCACGGTAAATCTCAGAAACCGGTAGCAGAATTTTTGAAAAAAGGGAAAAAAGTTATAGACCTCTCAGCCGACTATAGATTAAAGGACAAATCCCTGTATAAGAGATGGTATGGGCTGGAACATTCTTATCCCCGGCTTCTCCAAAGAGCAGTTTATGGATTACCAGAAATTTATAAAGAAGAGATAAAGAAATCCTCTCTCGTAGCAAATCCCGGTTGCTATCCCACGGGGGTAATTTTAGGGGTTGCTCCTCTTCTGGCTCATGGATTAGGCGATGGAAATTCTATAATTGCCGATGCTAAATCAGGAATATCCGGCGCAGGGAGGAGATTGGATAGCGCTTACCATTTCAGTGAGTGCCACGAAAATCTCACCGCCTATAATGTGGGGAAACACCGACACATTCCCGAAATAGAACAGGAGTTATCAAAGATTTCTAAAGAAAAGATAACTATTTCCTTTACTCCCCATTTAGTTCCTATGGACCGTGGGATTCTATCCACAATCTATCTTAACTTCGAGGGGAAAGTTTCACTCGACAGAATATGGACTGTTTATAAAAAATACTATAGAAAAGCACCGTTTGTGAAGATTTTACCAAAAGCCACTTTTCCCGAGGTAAGGAACATCGTGGAGACTAATTTCTGTGAGATAGGTCTTATGGTTGATAAACGTACTAATCGGATAATTATTATTACGACGATAGATAATTTGGTTAAAGGCGCTTCTGGACAGGCTGTACAAAATATGAACTTAATGTCTGGATTTAAAGAAACAGAAGGATTACTTTAG
- the argJ gene encoding bifunctional glutamate N-acetyltransferase/amino-acid acetyltransferase ArgJ: MKTSRLFLPQGFFLNGINSGIANRKKRDIALIHSEIPCVATGLFTKNRVRAAPVIISKRHLRNGRAQAILVNSGGANACTGNRGMEDAEMMAYDLACQLGIKKEDVLLASTGVIGRFLPMSRVKQGIRKIAETVGSPSKPEFFAEAIMTTDTTPKIISRQFLTQNRKRVAICGLAKGAGMIHPDLATLLCFIITDINIHKSLLQRSLMRAAERSFNSLTIDGDTSTNDSVFILANGRAGNRPINGANQDFLRFQNNLNGVMLGLAELIARDGEGATKLVSIVVKNAETAVSAKKIARHIASSSLVKTALYGSDPNWGRLMAAIGSSGIRINPQRIDIYFGKLQVARNGEPASYSERKANRILEKKEIEIVIDLKQGRGGAKVYTCDLTPDYVKINSCYTT, from the coding sequence ATGAAAACGAGCAGATTATTTCTCCCCCAAGGTTTTTTTCTAAATGGAATTAATTCAGGGATAGCAAATAGAAAAAAAAGAGATATAGCTCTCATCCATTCGGAAATTCCCTGTGTGGCAACTGGGCTGTTCACTAAAAATAGAGTGAGGGCAGCTCCGGTCATAATCTCTAAAAGACATCTGAGGAATGGTCGGGCGCAGGCGATTCTGGTCAATTCGGGTGGTGCAAATGCCTGCACTGGAAACAGGGGAATGGAAGATGCGGAAATGATGGCTTATGATTTGGCTTGTCAACTGGGTATAAAAAAGGAAGATGTTCTACTTGCCTCCACAGGAGTAATTGGTCGATTCCTGCCTATGAGTCGAGTTAAACAAGGAATTAGGAAGATAGCCGAAACTGTGGGAAGCCCTTCTAAGCCTGAGTTTTTTGCTGAAGCAATTATGACCACCGATACTACTCCCAAAATAATCAGCAGGCAATTTTTGACTCAGAATCGTAAGAGAGTAGCCATCTGTGGATTAGCCAAAGGCGCAGGAATGATTCATCCTGACCTGGCCACTCTTCTCTGTTTTATAATTACTGACATAAATATCCACAAGAGCTTGTTACAAAGGTCGTTGATGAGGGCGGCTGAAAGATCGTTTAACTCCCTTACTATCGACGGTGATACAAGCACCAACGATTCTGTTTTCATCCTGGCCAATGGTCGAGCAGGGAATAGGCCGATAAATGGTGCAAATCAGGATTTTTTGAGGTTTCAGAATAATCTCAATGGGGTGATGTTAGGGCTGGCGGAGTTGATTGCCCGGGATGGAGAGGGAGCAACAAAATTGGTCAGTATAGTAGTTAAGAATGCAGAGACCGCTGTAAGTGCAAAAAAGATAGCCAGGCATATCGCCAGCTCTTCTTTGGTTAAGACAGCCTTATACGGTTCTGATCCGAATTGGGGAAGGTTGATGGCAGCAATTGGCTCCTCGGGAATAAGAATTAACCCCCAAAGAATAGATATCTATTTTGGTAAATTGCAAGTGGCCAGAAATGGCGAGCCGGCATCTTATTCTGAAAGAAAGGCTAACCGGATATTAGAGAAGAAAGAAATAGAAATAGTGATAGATTTGAAACAGGGAAGAGGTGGGGCTAAAGTCTATACCTGCGATTTGACTCCCGATTACGTAAAAATCAATTCATGTTACACCACATAA
- a CDS encoding L-threonylcarbamoyladenylate synthase, which produces MAKIIKINYQKPERKRIREAVRVLRRGGLVIFPTDTVYGLGASICFPKTLRKIYRIKKRSGKKPLVFLIGFKKDIRKFTNKLSNEAKKLVRDFWPGPLTLVFPSKKYKTIALRMPDHRIALGLIRGAGPLAATSANLSGKKENVTLKAVESQLLKEADLCIDGGKAPRGRVSTVLNVINHPFQVIREGCIKEKELRERIKGKR; this is translated from the coding sequence ATGGCAAAGATAATTAAGATTAATTACCAGAAGCCCGAAAGAAAAAGAATTAGAGAGGCTGTTCGTGTATTGAGAAGGGGAGGTTTGGTAATTTTTCCCACAGACACTGTTTACGGGCTGGGGGCAAGCATTTGCTTTCCTAAAACATTGAGGAAAATTTACCGGATAAAGAAGAGGTCTGGAAAGAAACCTTTAGTCTTCCTGATTGGCTTCAAAAAGGACATAAGAAAGTTCACTAATAAGTTATCCAATGAAGCGAAGAAACTGGTAAGGGATTTCTGGCCAGGTCCTCTGACTTTAGTCTTTCCTTCAAAAAAGTATAAGACAATTGCTTTGAGAATGCCAGACCATAGAATAGCTCTGGGGCTGATTAGAGGTGCCGGACCATTAGCGGCAACCAGCGCCAATCTTTCCGGGAAGAAAGAGAATGTGACACTTAAAGCAGTGGAAAGTCAACTCTTAAAAGAGGCCGATTTGTGTATCGATGGTGGCAAGGCTCCCCGGGGAAGGGTCTCTACTGTCCTGAATGTGATTAATCATCCTTTCCAGGTAATCAGGGAAGGATGCATAAAAGAGAAGGAACTGAGAGAGAGGATAAAAGGTAAAAGGTAA
- a CDS encoding low molecular weight protein arginine phosphatase, with translation MYKKILFVCTGNTCRSVMAQGLFKNMLREEGIKDVKVSSAGIAALPSFAIYGVLEKVLKEEDIEISNHKPTRVTPQIVKDANLILVMEKRHKEAILEMAPEVKNRVFLLKEFAGEKKNLDIPDPIGQPEEAYRSRLQEIKGCLLKILKKIKEDWSKRLE, from the coding sequence GTGTATAAGAAAATCCTTTTTGTTTGTACTGGTAATACCTGTCGCAGCGTGATGGCACAAGGACTATTCAAGAATATGCTAAGGGAAGAAGGGATAAAGGACGTGAAAGTGAGTTCTGCGGGAATTGCTGCTCTCCCTTCCTTTGCTATTTATGGTGTGCTGGAAAAAGTATTAAAAGAAGAAGATATTGAGATTTCAAACCACAAGCCTACTCGAGTTACTCCACAAATAGTTAAAGATGCCAACCTGATTCTGGTGATGGAGAAAAGACACAAAGAGGCTATTCTGGAGATGGCTCCAGAAGTAAAAAACAGAGTGTTTTTATTAAAAGAGTTTGCTGGTGAAAAAAAGAATTTAGATATTCCCGATCCTATTGGTCAGCCCGAAGAGGCCTATCGAAGCCGACTGCAGGAGATTAAGGGATGTTTGTTGAAAATACTGAAGAAAATCAAAGAAGATTGGAGTAAAAGATTGGAGTAG
- the glyA gene encoding serine hydroxymethyltransferase gives MSSLKRLDSKVYKAIYMETKRQAENLELIASENFVSEAVLEAQGSVMTNKYAEGYPSHRFYGGCEYYDVVESLAIERAKKLFGADHVNVQAHSGTQANMAVYFAVLGIGDTIMGMHLSHGGHLSHGHPTSFSGKYFKTVPISVSKKTGRIDYREMKSLAIKHKPKLIVAGASAYSRIIDFEKFREVCDRVGAFLMADIAHIAGLIAADLHPSPIPYADFVTTTTHKTLRGPRGGMVMCKKRYASVIDRNIFPGIQGGPLMHVIAAKAVAFKEALTPGFKRYQAQIVKNARALAEGLIRKGFKIVSGGTDTHLMLVDLRNKRLTGDVAEEVLDKAGITVNKNSIPHDPEKPFVTSGIRLGTPALTTRGMKEEDMEKTAALISDALEHRYDEDYLASLKKEVRKLTRKFPLYKKRLKE, from the coding sequence ATGTCAAGCTTGAAACGATTAGATTCCAAAGTTTACAAAGCAATCTATATGGAAACTAAGAGGCAGGCAGAGAATCTGGAATTGATTGCTTCTGAAAACTTTGTCTCTGAAGCAGTTCTGGAAGCTCAAGGGTCAGTGATGACCAATAAGTATGCGGAGGGCTATCCCAGCCATAGATTCTACGGGGGATGTGAATATTACGATGTGGTTGAATCTTTGGCCATTGAGCGTGCCAAAAAGTTGTTTGGTGCTGACCACGTTAACGTTCAGGCTCATTCCGGAACCCAGGCAAATATGGCAGTCTACTTTGCCGTTCTTGGCATAGGGGATACAATTATGGGGATGCACTTGTCGCATGGAGGACACCTCTCCCATGGTCATCCTACGAGTTTCTCTGGCAAATATTTTAAGACTGTGCCCATAAGTGTATCTAAAAAAACAGGACGCATAGATTACCGGGAGATGAAAAGCCTGGCCATCAAACATAAGCCAAAATTGATTGTTGCTGGGGCCTCCGCCTATTCCAGGATTATAGATTTTGAGAAGTTTCGAGAGGTCTGCGACAGGGTGGGTGCTTTTTTGATGGCTGATATTGCCCATATAGCTGGACTGATCGCTGCTGACCTGCACCCTTCTCCCATTCCTTATGCTGACTTTGTAACCACTACAACGCATAAGACGCTTCGCGGACCAAGAGGTGGAATGGTGATGTGTAAGAAGAGATATGCTTCGGTTATAGACAGAAATATCTTTCCTGGAATACAGGGAGGTCCTCTCATGCATGTTATTGCTGCCAAAGCTGTGGCCTTTAAGGAGGCGCTTACGCCCGGATTTAAAAGATATCAGGCTCAAATAGTGAAAAATGCCAGGGCGCTGGCTGAAGGATTGATAAGGAAGGGATTCAAGATTGTTTCTGGAGGTACAGATACACACTTGATGCTGGTAGACCTGAGAAACAAGAGATTGACCGGGGATGTGGCTGAAGAGGTTTTAGATAAGGCGGGTATTACGGTTAATAAGAATAGTATTCCCCACGATCCGGAGAAACCCTTTGTGACCAGTGGAATTCGTTTAGGGACACCGGCCCTGACCACCAGGGGGATGAAGGAAGAAGATATGGAGAAAACTGCCGCGCTGATATCAGATGCCCTTGAGCATCGTTATGATGAGGACTATCTTGCCAGTTTGAAAAAGGAAGTACGTAAACTAACCAGAAAATTTCCCTTATACAAGAAGAGACTGAAAGAGTAA
- a CDS encoding MraY family glycosyltransferase, with product MLTSYILVFLLSGLISLVVTPFIPLLARKFGVMDRPDERKVHRRLIPSWGGLAIYLAFSGSIALIFLFNDAFRLLLRSHHFLVQKYLLGIFLGATIITILGLIDDKKGLKATIKLLGQVIAGVVLLWYGIRIVGINNPFGKTYLEFSLYLSFIITIIWTVTFINSVNLIDGLDGLAAGVVVIASITFFVIALFQIDKQSNVAITNRLELVAIMALALVGSTSGFLLYNFHPAKIFMGDTGSMFLGFILGAITIMGTLKTVAAIALLVPIMVIGLPLLDTFLTILRRLKKRKPLLQADREHLHHRLLDYGWGQRRTVLLMYGISGVLGLGAILLTIL from the coding sequence ATGCTTACCTCTTATATTCTTGTCTTTCTCCTTTCAGGACTAATTTCTTTAGTGGTAACGCCTTTCATCCCTCTCCTGGCGAGAAAGTTCGGGGTAATGGATAGGCCCGACGAGCGCAAAGTCCACCGTAGACTAATTCCCTCCTGGGGTGGGTTGGCAATCTATCTTGCCTTTAGTGGTTCCATAGCATTAATTTTTCTTTTCAATGATGCCTTTCGTCTTCTACTCCGCTCCCACCATTTTCTGGTTCAAAAGTATTTATTGGGAATATTTCTGGGAGCAACAATTATCACTATTTTAGGGTTAATTGACGATAAGAAAGGACTCAAGGCGACCATTAAATTACTCGGCCAGGTTATTGCAGGCGTAGTTCTACTCTGGTATGGAATAAGAATAGTGGGAATAAACAATCCCTTTGGTAAGACATATCTTGAATTCTCGTTATACTTAAGTTTCATAATTACAATTATTTGGACAGTTACTTTCATTAACTCCGTCAATTTGATCGATGGACTCGATGGATTAGCCGCAGGTGTAGTGGTAATTGCTTCAATAACCTTTTTTGTTATCGCTCTTTTTCAAATCGATAAGCAGAGCAATGTAGCAATTACTAACAGGCTGGAACTGGTGGCTATTATGGCTCTAGCTTTGGTGGGAAGCACAAGTGGGTTTCTTCTCTACAATTTTCATCCAGCAAAAATATTTATGGGTGACACTGGCAGTATGTTTCTGGGATTTATCCTGGGGGCGATTACAATAATGGGAACATTGAAAACTGTGGCTGCAATTGCTCTATTAGTTCCCATTATGGTAATAGGTCTTCCTTTATTGGACACTTTCCTCACTATTCTTCGACGGTTGAAGAAGAGAAAGCCTCTTCTCCAGGCCGACAGAGAACACCTCCACCATCGCCTATTGGACTATGGGTGGGGCCAGAGAAGGACGGTTCTTTTAATGTATGGAATCTCTGGGGTATTAGGGTTGGGTGCAATTCTTTTGACTATCCTTTAA
- the wecB gene encoding UDP-N-acetylglucosamine 2-epimerase (non-hydrolyzing), producing MKKIICIFGTRPEAIKMAPVLKELQKKKDLFKTVVVLTAQHRQMLDQVLRLFNLQSDYDLNIMQESQSLYYITTSVLSRLRKVINRENPDFILVQGDTTTTFAAALASFYQKVPVGHIEAGLRSYDRFNPYPEEVNRLLTDALCDFHFAPTPTAKRNLLKENIKKESIFVTGNTVIDALYLALKKPHRFRNSLLKKIDFNKKRIILVTAHRRENWGIPLENICLSIKKLIKKYDDLEIVYPVHLNPNVKNVVYKILKNSPRIHLIKPLDYLDFINLMNKCFLVLTDSGGLQEEAPSLGKPVLVLREVTERPEGVKAGTVKVIGLSKERIFTETCKLLDNRTMYNRMAKSVNPYGDGNASTRIVNALLYYFKK from the coding sequence ATGAAAAAGATAATTTGTATCTTTGGCACAAGACCTGAAGCCATTAAGATGGCGCCTGTATTGAAGGAATTACAAAAGAAGAAAGATTTATTCAAAACCGTCGTGGTACTTACCGCTCAACACAGACAGATGCTCGACCAGGTCCTGAGGCTGTTTAATCTCCAATCCGATTACGATTTAAATATAATGCAAGAATCTCAGAGCCTTTATTATATCACTACCAGTGTGCTTTCCAGATTGAGAAAAGTAATTAATAGAGAGAATCCAGATTTTATTCTTGTCCAGGGAGATACCACGACAACTTTTGCAGCTGCGTTGGCTTCTTTTTATCAAAAAGTCCCCGTTGGTCATATTGAGGCAGGACTCCGTTCTTATGATAGATTCAATCCCTATCCTGAAGAGGTAAACAGACTTCTCACAGATGCCTTGTGCGATTTCCACTTCGCTCCCACTCCCACGGCAAAAAGGAACCTTCTTAAAGAGAACATAAAGAAAGAGTCCATTTTCGTAACTGGAAATACTGTGATCGATGCCCTCTATTTAGCCCTGAAGAAGCCGCATCGGTTCAGGAACTCTCTGTTGAAAAAAATCGACTTCAATAAAAAAAGAATAATCTTAGTTACTGCTCACCGCAGAGAAAATTGGGGAATTCCATTAGAGAATATCTGTTTAAGCATTAAAAAGCTCATTAAAAAATACGACGATTTGGAAATTGTCTATCCAGTCCATCTCAACCCTAATGTGAAGAATGTTGTCTATAAAATACTGAAAAACTCTCCTCGCATCCATCTTATTAAACCATTAGATTATCTCGATTTCATAAATCTGATGAATAAATGCTTCTTAGTGTTAACCGATTCTGGCGGGCTGCAAGAGGAGGCACCCTCTTTAGGTAAGCCCGTGTTAGTGTTGAGAGAAGTTACTGAAAGGCCGGAAGGTGTAAAGGCTGGTACGGTAAAAGTCATTGGCTTATCTAAAGAGAGAATATTTACAGAAACCTGTAAGTTACTCGATAATAGAACCATGTATAACAGGATGGCTAAATCGGTTAACCCCTATGGCGATGGAAACGCATCCACAAGAATAGTCAACGCCCTTCTATACTATTTTAAGAAATAG